One part of the Pirellulales bacterium genome encodes these proteins:
- a CDS encoding DeoR/GlpR family DNA-binding transcription regulator, giving the protein MLELVRTRGFAALPDLADALAVSESTVRRDLDYLEEAGSAKRTHGGVFYTGSSPKLPHFDERQPAQWDKKRAIAARAAQLIQDGDTLLLDGGTTTYEVARLLAGRHLQIVTNSLPVANLFASSSNTDLVLVGGYVYPRTGVSLGPYANQMLASLSVRRTVLSVAGINDRGFYNSNLLLVETERAMLDASEEVIVVADSTKFGHQSLAHLCPLERIDYLVVDRDIDDAWRDKVTAAGVKLVVAEPLDARPATKS; this is encoded by the coding sequence TTGCTCGAACTTGTGCGGACGCGCGGCTTTGCGGCATTGCCCGACCTGGCCGATGCGCTGGCGGTGTCCGAGTCGACGGTCCGCCGCGATTTGGACTATCTCGAGGAAGCCGGTTCGGCCAAGCGGACCCACGGCGGCGTCTTCTACACAGGCTCTTCGCCGAAGCTACCACACTTTGACGAGCGGCAGCCGGCCCAATGGGACAAGAAGCGGGCGATCGCGGCCAGGGCCGCGCAACTGATTCAAGATGGCGACACGTTGCTGTTGGACGGCGGCACCACGACCTACGAGGTCGCGCGCTTGTTGGCGGGGCGCCATTTGCAGATCGTCACCAATTCGCTGCCGGTCGCAAACCTGTTTGCCTCCAGCTCCAACACCGACCTGGTGTTGGTCGGCGGCTACGTCTATCCGCGTACCGGCGTGTCGCTGGGACCCTATGCGAATCAAATGCTGGCGTCACTGAGCGTGCGGCGGACCGTGCTCAGCGTGGCAGGTATTAACGACCGCGGGTTCTACAACAGCAACCTGCTGCTGGTCGAGACCGAGAGGGCCATGCTCGACGCTTCCGAAGAAGTGATCGTTGTGGCCGACAGCACGAAGTTCGGACATCAGAGCCTGGCCCATCTCTGCCCATTGGAACGAATCGATTATCTGGTCGTCGATCGCGACATCGACGACGCTTGGCGAGACAAAGTAACGGCTGCGGGCGTAAAGCTCGTGGTCGCCGAGCCACTGGACGCACGCCCTGCGACGAAATCATGA